The Selenomonas sp. AB3002 genome contains a region encoding:
- a CDS encoding type II toxin-antitoxin system antitoxin SocA domain-containing protein: protein MEKRVYCAKCGQEQTYRINSVPMVGRIKDEMYSYTGQEARCSTCGERLQVDEINDMNLRLLYDLYRKKKGIISLEHIRAIPVRYAIGKRPLSKLLGWGELTFTRYYEGYMPTRQYSEVLKRLYEDPAFYKEMLERHKELLGSSRSYEKSLKAVEKLLVLSRSREDSKIDRVTRYLLYRCEDITPLMLQKALYYIQGFHYAFLGIFPFEEDCEAWTHGPVFKEIYLRYKDYRYEPEQERKAFDASVFTAGEKVVYDSVINFFCCYSGRVLERITHNEAPWLKARGSLPLSAYSEEIIGKESLGQYFLAVKEKYHMVNPGDIRAYAEDMFSQSCVVPVG, encoded by the coding sequence ATGGAGAAAAGGGTCTATTGCGCCAAGTGCGGCCAGGAACAAACCTACCGCATCAATTCTGTGCCCATGGTGGGACGCATCAAGGATGAGATGTACAGCTATACGGGACAAGAGGCGCGGTGCAGCACCTGCGGGGAGAGACTCCAGGTGGACGAAATAAATGATATGAACCTGCGGCTGCTCTATGACCTCTACAGGAAAAAGAAGGGCATCATCTCCCTGGAGCATATCCGGGCTATCCCTGTGCGTTATGCCATCGGCAAGCGCCCCCTGTCGAAGCTCCTGGGGTGGGGGGAGCTCACCTTTACCCGTTACTACGAGGGCTATATGCCCACCAGGCAGTATTCAGAGGTACTGAAACGCCTCTATGAAGATCCAGCCTTTTACAAGGAGATGCTGGAACGCCATAAAGAGCTCCTGGGCTCTTCCCGCTCCTATGAGAAGAGCCTGAAGGCGGTGGAAAAGCTCCTGGTCCTTTCCCGGAGCCGGGAGGACAGCAAAATAGACCGGGTCACCCGATACCTGCTCTACAGGTGTGAGGACATCACACCTCTGATGCTTCAGAAGGCCCTTTATTATATACAGGGGTTCCATTATGCCTTCCTGGGGATTTTTCCCTTTGAGGAGGACTGTGAGGCCTGGACCCATGGCCCGGTGTTCAAGGAAATTTACCTGCGCTACAAGGACTACCGCTATGAGCCGGAGCAGGAGAGGAAAGCTTTCGATGCTTCCGTATTCACTGCTGGGGAGAAGGTGGTATATGACAGCGTAATAAATTTCTTCTGCTGCTACAGCGGCCGGGTCCTGGAGCGCATTACCCATAACGAAGCCCCCTGGCTGAAGGCCAGAGGCAGCCTGCCCCTTTCCGCTTATTCAGAGGAAATCATCGGTAAGGAGTCTCTGGGGCAATACTTCCTGGCGGTGAAGGAAAAATACCATATGGTAAACCCCGGTGATATCAGAGCTTATGCGGAAGACATGTTCAGCCAGTCCTGTGTAGTGCCGGTAGGGTAA
- a CDS encoding glycosyltransferase family 2 protein yields the protein MAENNMDWEIYISSPDSQGGRALRRQVAREGGCFHFWEPRTEVSTDEGKKQGLLLPFLEIGEDNQEKYLPKVALSLQKARGFTRTVLLLREPLPEVLSLMGRHQEKGLKVTAVCAGKGELYGAEKPEEAAGPVEELLDALRERLASSSPRKRLVLPYGEKEKLPLTYAGDLASASLFVLRHDEEGVPLLVEGVPFTYGEMAKAVADGLDFGGRLQFGKGKLPKATVDKEAFRVMQGHALHPLQLVLPYLLQVRARGGKLTLSACVIMRDNETDIGRCLQSLAAADEIIVVDTGSVDRSIEIAKEYTDKIYHFDWIDDFAAAKNFALSKASGDWIVFPDSDEFFSQETAGNLHRIAEDYDGPGGMRQLMVRHMNVDEKLQPLGTEAAVSRIFTRGLHYVGAIHEYLENEQGSSGLTYSIPRERLLMKHTGYSPARQTEKRQRNEQILRRLHEEGREVGLQHYYMGKILMGEGKYAEAREEMLKARESTVVPANLRSEIYRIWYNASRLLEDEAAMEEAREAMERELPNMPDSYAIKGVALWNEGREEEAAPLLMKALELSRDFLKLNPREMDVVGEDMPAIARELTEFYTKRGDKEKAAAVKELAASFALEA from the coding sequence ATGGCAGAAAACAACATGGATTGGGAAATATATATCAGTTCTCCTGATTCTCAGGGGGGGCGGGCCCTCAGGCGGCAGGTGGCCAGGGAGGGCGGCTGCTTTCATTTCTGGGAGCCTAGGACTGAGGTATCCACAGATGAAGGGAAAAAGCAGGGGCTTTTGCTGCCATTTTTAGAGATTGGGGAGGACAACCAGGAAAAGTACCTGCCCAAGGTAGCTCTCTCCCTGCAGAAGGCCAGGGGCTTTACGAGGACGGTGCTGTTGCTGCGGGAGCCTTTGCCAGAAGTGCTGTCGCTGATGGGACGCCATCAGGAAAAGGGGCTGAAGGTGACGGCGGTCTGCGCCGGCAAGGGAGAACTCTACGGAGCCGAAAAGCCAGAGGAAGCGGCCGGCCCGGTGGAGGAATTGCTGGATGCTCTGCGAGAGCGCCTGGCTTCCTCCTCTCCCAGGAAGCGGCTGGTTCTTCCCTATGGTGAGAAAGAAAAGCTCCCACTCACCTATGCAGGGGACCTGGCCAGTGCCTCACTTTTTGTGCTGCGTCATGATGAGGAGGGCGTGCCTTTGCTGGTGGAGGGGGTGCCCTTCACCTATGGGGAGATGGCAAAAGCTGTGGCAGATGGTTTGGATTTTGGAGGGAGGCTCCAGTTTGGCAAGGGGAAGCTCCCCAAGGCCACAGTGGACAAAGAGGCTTTCCGGGTCATGCAGGGTCATGCGCTGCACCCCTTGCAACTGGTCCTGCCCTATCTTCTGCAGGTTCGGGCCAGGGGAGGAAAGCTCACCCTCTCTGCCTGTGTCATCATGCGGGATAATGAGACAGATATCGGCAGATGCCTGCAGTCCCTGGCTGCTGCTGATGAGATTATCGTGGTGGATACCGGCTCTGTGGACAGGTCCATAGAGATAGCCAAAGAGTACACGGATAAAATCTATCACTTTGACTGGATAGATGATTTTGCTGCTGCCAAGAACTTTGCCCTCTCGAAGGCCTCCGGGGACTGGATAGTTTTCCCAGACAGCGATGAGTTCTTCTCACAGGAGACGGCGGGCAATCTTCACCGCATAGCCGAGGACTACGACGGCCCCGGAGGGATGCGGCAGCTCATGGTGCGCCACATGAATGTGGATGAGAAACTGCAGCCTCTGGGCACAGAAGCGGCGGTGAGCCGTATCTTCACCCGTGGACTGCACTATGTGGGGGCTATCCATGAGTACCTGGAAAACGAGCAGGGCAGCAGCGGCCTGACCTACTCCATCCCCCGGGAGCGGCTCCTGATGAAGCACACAGGCTACAGTCCGGCGCGGCAGACAGAGAAGCGCCAGCGCAATGAGCAGATTCTGCGCAGGCTTCATGAGGAGGGCCGGGAGGTGGGCCTGCAGCATTACTACATGGGCAAGATACTCATGGGGGAAGGGAAGTATGCCGAGGCCCGGGAGGAGATGCTGAAGGCACGTGAGTCAACGGTGGTGCCCGCCAACCTCCGCTCGGAGATCTATCGGATTTGGTATAACGCCAGCCGCCTGCTGGAGGATGAGGCAGCCATGGAGGAAGCCCGTGAGGCCATGGAGCGGGAGCTGCCCAATATGCCGGATTCCTACGCCATCAAAGGAGTGGCTCTCTGGAACGAGGGGCGGGAAGAGGAGGCGGCTCCCTTACTTATGAAGGCTTTGGAACTTTCCCGGGATTTCCTGAAGCTTAACCCCCGGGAGATGGATGTAGTAGGGGAAGATATGCCTGCCATCGCCAGGGAACTGACGGAGTTCTACACTAAGCGGGGGGACAAAGAAAAAGCTGCAGCCGTAAAGGAGCTGGCAGCTTCGTTTGCCCTGGAAGCATGA
- a CDS encoding calcium-binding protein codes for MDSREPASDPDSYGLTFNESGTTVNTISSINFVNLADDTLALVNHQYHTDDGKATALSLTINMRYYANLGADVNGTAKNTHLDRVIAHEMTHAAMAANIDFFHTMPISVKEGAAELVHGIDDERTLAIKQLARNADNLKTVLSSDSNYGEHSYAGGYMLLRYLAHQLSGGSAAPASTSAPEPASTPTDTTETKPNVTKLTAKSPGSFWLSGYDPLTGEKDTAYPNCKELDGSEVTGEVILGGNGQDNLIKGGKGSSSLWGGGASNDTLQGGSGRDMIWYGAGDGHDVASNFTPGTGGSSDVLNFYSGSLSGITRSGNTLHLSMADGGSLTVNTTAGSDSAVLYSTDAAAHLYGAKIGESAKANNLSYRNDLAFFQGGSGRDTLTASGSDSKSIWLDGSQGQSFVSIELLDGSKSSGSDQLAGGWGEETIAGGSGSASLWGGAGSASDTLRSGSGSNVLFYGYGEGNDVMQNTSSGDRVMLYNMGLEHLTGAQVSKDIISITTTAGHTLTVSGQAGVFTLRDGSSWKPDRQQGSWSAV; via the coding sequence GTGGATTCCAGAGAGCCTGCGTCTGATCCGGATTCCTATGGCCTGACCTTCAATGAATCCGGCACCACCGTGAACACTATTTCCAGCATAAACTTTGTGAATCTGGCAGATGATACTCTGGCTCTGGTGAACCATCAGTACCATACGGATGATGGCAAGGCCACAGCCCTGAGCCTCACCATCAACATGCGTTATTATGCCAATTTGGGGGCAGATGTGAATGGCACTGCCAAGAACACCCATCTGGACCGGGTCATAGCCCATGAGATGACCCATGCGGCCATGGCTGCCAATATAGATTTCTTCCACACTATGCCCATCAGCGTCAAGGAGGGGGCGGCAGAGCTTGTACATGGTATTGATGATGAGCGGACACTGGCTATCAAGCAGCTGGCCAGGAACGCGGACAATCTGAAGACGGTGCTGTCCAGCGACTCAAACTACGGGGAGCACTCCTATGCAGGAGGCTACATGCTCCTGAGGTATCTGGCCCATCAGCTCTCAGGTGGCAGCGCGGCTCCTGCTTCGACGTCTGCGCCAGAGCCTGCGTCCACCCCCACCGATACCACCGAAACCAAGCCTAACGTCACCAAACTTACCGCCAAGAGCCCGGGCAGCTTCTGGCTGTCAGGCTATGATCCCCTGACGGGGGAGAAAGATACTGCCTATCCAAACTGCAAGGAGCTGGATGGCAGCGAGGTGACTGGCGAGGTGATTCTGGGCGGGAACGGCCAGGATAATCTGATCAAGGGGGGCAAGGGCAGCTCTTCCCTCTGGGGAGGCGGCGCCAGCAATGACACCCTTCAGGGGGGCTCTGGTCGGGATATGATCTGGTACGGCGCCGGAGACGGCCACGATGTGGCGAGCAACTTCACCCCCGGCACAGGGGGCAGCAGCGATGTGCTGAATTTCTACAGCGGAAGCTTGTCAGGCATCACAAGATCCGGCAATACCCTCCACCTTTCCATGGCAGACGGGGGCAGCCTGACGGTGAACACCACCGCAGGCTCTGACAGTGCTGTGCTCTACTCCACAGATGCGGCGGCCCATCTCTATGGAGCAAAGATTGGTGAAAGTGCCAAGGCCAATAACCTTTCCTATCGAAATGACCTGGCTTTCTTCCAGGGCGGCTCAGGCCGGGATACTCTGACAGCCTCTGGCTCTGATAGCAAGAGCATCTGGCTGGACGGCAGCCAGGGACAGAGCTTTGTCAGCATAGAACTCTTGGATGGATCCAAGTCCTCGGGCTCCGACCAGTTGGCAGGAGGCTGGGGAGAGGAGACCATCGCAGGCGGCAGCGGCTCAGCCTCTCTTTGGGGAGGCGCAGGCAGCGCCAGTGACACACTGCGCTCTGGGTCGGGCAGTAATGTGTTGTTCTACGGCTACGGTGAGGGCAATGATGTTATGCAGAACACTTCCTCAGGGGACAGGGTGATGCTTTATAATATGGGACTGGAGCATCTGACAGGAGCCCAGGTGAGCAAAGACATCATCAGCATCACCACCACCGCAGGCCATACCCTGACCGTCAGCGGCCAGGCGGGAGTCTTCACTCTGAGGGACGGCTCCAGCTGGAAGCCGGACCGTCAGCAGGGCAGCTGGTCAGCAGTATGA
- a CDS encoding glycosyltransferase, whose product MPKECLLSLALIMRDAAEEILVCLSSVAQAVDEMVIVDTGSVDDSVKIVRRFLRKWQQEVPGRRGKLYDFVWQDDFSLAKNYALSRCHGEFVLFLDSDESLSEGTRENLRPLAESLSAGDIPSGVRLVAVPGQAVHERKIDLLEIWRENVDLDGTPVAGEADDLAVRLLRRQELLRYRGEVHEQLVLTDGRQTKIAAAAKGLLSIRHTGYRPEVKAQKNRRNEEILLKEERQGGSTFLLDYYLAETHLSRREWREAIECAQRSFGSTLPVHDRVAPYRIIYQALRELEQEACSQAGLEIAEGEPLPEPGDRDNEHLQAARSLRQQGEAVLAKAMSAFPDYPDFYYFRGGRRWNAGDKPGGKADLERALLLAEAFPAAHPEADFRFKELLPSLRAVLEQVRKEAET is encoded by the coding sequence ATGCCCAAGGAATGCCTGTTGTCTCTGGCCCTCATTATGAGGGATGCGGCGGAGGAGATACTTGTCTGCCTGAGCAGTGTGGCCCAGGCGGTGGACGAGATGGTGATTGTGGATACGGGAAGCGTGGACGATTCGGTGAAAATCGTCCGGAGGTTCCTGCGGAAATGGCAGCAGGAAGTTCCCGGGCGGCGGGGAAAGCTCTATGATTTTGTGTGGCAGGATGATTTCTCCCTGGCGAAGAATTATGCCCTATCCAGGTGCCACGGTGAATTTGTGCTGTTTCTGGACAGCGATGAGAGCTTGTCAGAGGGAACCCGGGAAAATCTGCGGCCCCTGGCAGAAAGCTTGTCCGCAGGTGACATTCCCTCCGGTGTGAGGCTGGTGGCTGTACCTGGACAGGCAGTGCACGAGAGGAAAATTGACCTGCTGGAAATCTGGCGCGAGAATGTGGATCTGGACGGTACTCCGGTGGCAGGGGAGGCAGATGATCTGGCGGTGCGGCTGCTCAGGCGGCAGGAACTGCTGCGGTACCGGGGGGAGGTGCATGAGCAGCTGGTGCTCACCGATGGGCGGCAGACGAAAATCGCTGCTGCAGCAAAAGGGCTTCTCTCCATACGACACACAGGTTACCGCCCTGAGGTGAAGGCTCAGAAGAACAGACGCAATGAAGAGATCCTCCTGAAAGAGGAGAGGCAGGGAGGCTCCACCTTTTTGCTGGATTATTATCTGGCGGAGACCCATCTCTCCCGGCGGGAGTGGCGGGAAGCCATAGAGTGCGCCCAGCGCTCCTTTGGCTCAACCCTGCCTGTCCATGACCGGGTGGCTCCCTACCGCATCATCTACCAGGCACTCAGGGAGCTGGAGCAGGAGGCCTGCAGCCAGGCGGGGCTGGAGATAGCCGAGGGGGAGCCGTTGCCGGAGCCTGGGGATAGGGACAATGAGCACCTGCAGGCGGCCCGCTCCCTGCGGCAGCAGGGGGAGGCTGTGCTGGCAAAGGCAATGTCCGCTTTCCCCGACTATCCTGATTTTTACTATTTCCGGGGCGGGCGCCGCTGGAACGCAGGGGATAAGCCGGGAGGCAAGGCCGACCTGGAGCGGGCCCTGCTGCTGGCAGAGGCTTTCCCAGCTGCTCACCCTGAGGCAGATTTTAGATTCAAGGAATTGCTGCCGTCTTTGCGGGCGGTTTTGGAGCAGGTGCGTAAGGAGGCAGAGACTTAA
- a CDS encoding MBOAT family O-acyltransferase — translation MLFNSYTYIFLFLPLAVSGYFALSRWAGLRWANGWLVLASLGFYGYWNIYFLPLLVGSILVNYAISRCIVKYQAEPQGLLTGKTFFMLGLAFDIGMLCYFKYMDFFIKNVNRLMGTDFELWHVILPLGISFFTITQMVYLIGVYFYGDGKKYKDFVDYCLFVSFFPHLLAGPILYHKSMMKQFADERLHSPQAENIAKGIAMFSLGLFKKVVIADALIAPIADGFAHAGELGFWEGWALAVCFFMEMYYDFSGYTDMAVGAARLMNIKIPINFSEPFRSKNLSEFWGKWHMSLTSTITAYIYTPLVLWMGKVTLWRSMLATMLTMVVIGAWHGAGWTFVVFGFMQGVGLCVCQLWKRQSWLSLPDGVSHWLTMVFAASSCVLFRAESLPQAIEVYKAMAGLRGLDWPFALGGGMLDKVLNASGLHGLPIFTLLLALWLAAFSHDSNVLVDKYFRPNLKWAAFLAALFVFSVLHFTQVTAFLYFQF, via the coding sequence ATGCTTTTTAATTCCTACACATATATATTCCTGTTTTTGCCGCTGGCGGTCAGCGGTTATTTTGCTTTGTCTCGATGGGCAGGCCTGCGCTGGGCCAATGGCTGGCTTGTGCTGGCCAGCCTGGGCTTCTATGGGTACTGGAATATCTATTTCCTGCCGCTTCTGGTGGGCAGCATTCTGGTGAACTATGCCATATCGCGCTGCATCGTGAAGTATCAGGCAGAACCACAGGGCCTCTTGACAGGCAAGACTTTTTTCATGCTTGGTCTTGCTTTTGATATAGGCATGCTCTGCTATTTCAAGTACATGGATTTCTTCATCAAGAATGTGAACAGGCTTATGGGGACAGATTTTGAGCTTTGGCATGTTATACTGCCCCTCGGCATCTCCTTTTTTACCATCACGCAGATGGTCTACCTGATTGGCGTTTATTTTTATGGGGACGGCAAAAAATACAAGGATTTTGTGGATTACTGCCTCTTTGTATCCTTTTTTCCGCACCTGCTGGCAGGCCCTATCCTCTACCACAAATCAATGATGAAGCAATTTGCAGATGAGCGTCTGCACAGCCCCCAGGCAGAGAATATAGCAAAGGGTATTGCCATGTTCTCCTTGGGGTTATTCAAGAAAGTCGTGATAGCTGATGCGTTGATCGCGCCGATTGCGGACGGTTTCGCCCATGCGGGTGAACTGGGTTTTTGGGAAGGCTGGGCGCTGGCTGTATGTTTTTTCATGGAAATGTATTATGATTTCTCCGGCTATACGGATATGGCTGTGGGGGCGGCGCGGCTGATGAATATCAAGATCCCCATCAACTTCAGCGAGCCATTCCGCTCGAAGAATCTCAGCGAGTTCTGGGGGAAGTGGCATATGTCCCTAACCTCGACCATTACTGCGTACATCTACACGCCCCTGGTTCTTTGGATGGGGAAAGTTACGCTCTGGCGTTCAATGCTTGCCACCATGCTTACGATGGTTGTCATAGGTGCCTGGCACGGAGCTGGCTGGACCTTTGTGGTCTTCGGCTTTATGCAGGGTGTGGGGCTTTGTGTCTGCCAGCTATGGAAAAGGCAGTCCTGGCTGTCTTTGCCGGATGGCGTTTCCCACTGGCTGACCATGGTCTTTGCAGCCTCCTCGTGTGTACTGTTCCGCGCAGAGAGTTTGCCCCAGGCCATTGAGGTATACAAGGCCATGGCAGGTCTCCGGGGACTGGACTGGCCTTTTGCCCTGGGGGGCGGCATGCTGGATAAGGTCCTCAATGCGTCGGGGTTGCATGGGCTGCCCATCTTTACATTGTTGCTGGCTCTCTGGCTGGCTGCGTTTAGCCACGACAGCAATGTGCTGGTGGACAAGTACTTCCGTCCCAACTTGAAATGGGCAGCCTTCCTCGCCGCCCTTTTCGTCTTCTCTGTTTTGCACTTCACTCAGGTGACGGCATTCTTGTACTTCCAGTTCTAA
- a CDS encoding SDR family oxidoreductase: MRAASFDFDGERYAVTGASSGMGREIALRLAQSGAKVLVLARREEKLAELAAEVPGMIIPAAVDVCDTKAMEEALGHFVQEQGPLSGTVHAAGTAVFTPLAAYNARKAQKMMETTFWAGMALLQLATRAPYAGERTSHVLFSSADAVCCEMGKFAYAAAKAAVNAGVRSAAKELARNGHRVNAVMPGWVATEMTQNPLAQAYADQEAIAVRELLGMGEPADVAGLVLFLLSDSARWMTGACLAVDGGYSA; the protein is encoded by the coding sequence ATGCGTGCCGCTTCCTTTGACTTTGACGGTGAGCGCTACGCTGTGACGGGGGCTTCCTCCGGCATGGGCAGGGAGATTGCCCTGCGGCTTGCACAGTCTGGCGCAAAGGTGCTGGTTTTGGCACGACGCGAGGAAAAGCTTGCAGAGCTGGCCGCCGAAGTGCCGGGGATGATAATCCCTGCAGCAGTGGATGTCTGCGACACCAAGGCGATGGAAGAGGCTCTGGGGCATTTCGTGCAAGAGCAGGGGCCTCTATCCGGTACTGTCCATGCGGCAGGTACGGCAGTTTTTACGCCATTGGCGGCCTACAATGCCCGCAAGGCGCAGAAGATGATGGAGACAACCTTTTGGGCTGGCATGGCCTTGTTACAGCTGGCGACCCGTGCGCCCTATGCAGGTGAACGAACCTCTCATGTGCTTTTTTCCTCAGCAGATGCGGTCTGTTGTGAGATGGGCAAATTTGCCTATGCGGCAGCGAAAGCAGCCGTCAATGCCGGGGTGCGCTCTGCAGCGAAGGAACTGGCCAGGAATGGGCATCGCGTCAATGCAGTCATGCCCGGCTGGGTAGCGACTGAGATGACGCAGAATCCCCTGGCTCAGGCTTATGCGGACCAGGAGGCTATTGCTGTCCGGGAGCTTCTGGGGATGGGGGAGCCTGCCGATGTGGCGGGGCTGGTGCTCTTCCTGCTGTCTGACAGCGCGCGCTGGATGACAGGAGCCTGCCTGGCTGTGGATGGCGGCTATTCGGCCTAA
- a CDS encoding ketoacyl-ACP synthase III, with translation MRYAAIRAVAGYLPPTVEKNDLTTRSGQALGIRERHLADGMTASEIAVEAAENLFKRYKVEPKSIDFVLICTQWPDYQMPSTACLVAERLGLEKSVGALDYNLGCSGYVYGLALAKGVVEAGMAQNLLLITASLYTQWAAPTDSATRPVFGDGATATLISAVEAEKPLLSDFVFGTDGKGYDKIIAPVGGSRYPFRTTPEETIEDDHGSHTNYDAYMDGQGIMYFTLHRVPGLVREVLEKAGLERSELDYCVFHQANHFMLEFVQKKCKLMDVPFFNDVADTGNTVSSTIPFGLESIVKENDPAGLRHVLLAGFGVGLSWAGCLADLSMMLPSGDS, from the coding sequence ATGAGATATGCAGCAATCCGTGCTGTGGCAGGGTATCTGCCGCCAACAGTTGAGAAGAACGATTTGACCACCCGTTCTGGTCAGGCGCTGGGCATCAGGGAGCGGCATCTGGCTGACGGTATGACGGCCTCGGAAATCGCCGTAGAGGCAGCGGAGAATCTGTTCAAGCGTTATAAAGTGGAACCCAAAAGTATAGACTTTGTGCTCATCTGTACCCAGTGGCCTGACTACCAGATGCCGAGCACGGCCTGCCTGGTGGCAGAGCGTCTGGGGCTGGAGAAATCCGTTGGTGCGCTGGATTACAATCTGGGCTGCTCAGGCTATGTCTATGGGCTGGCGCTGGCCAAGGGGGTGGTGGAGGCCGGCATGGCGCAGAATCTTCTGCTGATTACTGCCAGCCTCTATACCCAATGGGCTGCGCCGACGGATAGCGCCACCAGACCCGTATTCGGCGATGGCGCTACGGCGACGCTCATATCTGCCGTAGAGGCGGAGAAACCTTTGCTCTCTGACTTTGTCTTCGGTACTGATGGCAAGGGGTATGACAAGATTATTGCGCCTGTCGGTGGCAGCCGCTATCCCTTCCGCACTACGCCTGAGGAAACCATAGAGGATGACCATGGCTCCCATACCAATTATGATGCCTACATGGATGGGCAGGGCATCATGTACTTTACCCTGCACCGTGTACCCGGTCTTGTCAGGGAAGTGCTGGAAAAGGCTGGACTGGAGCGCAGCGAATTGGACTATTGCGTCTTCCATCAGGCGAATCACTTCATGTTGGAATTCGTGCAAAAGAAATGCAAGCTCATGGACGTACCCTTTTTCAACGATGTGGCAGACACCGGCAACACTGTCTCCTCAACCATTCCCTTTGGACTGGAGAGCATCGTGAAAGAAAACGACCCCGCAGGTCTCAGGCATGTCCTTCTGGCGGGCTTCGGCGTTGGTCTCTCATGGGCCGGCTGTCTGGCTGATCTGTCCATGATGCTGCCATCCGGCGATTCTTGA
- a CDS encoding PD-(D/E)XK nuclease domain-containing protein: protein MEEYLKQIASFHDTAEKESFYHGFVLGIMAWLMPKYRVVSNRESGYGRFDLGIFPREAGIPGIVMEFKVADSEEALAETAKQALAQIEEKDYLAEFRVQGVEDVWRYGVAFCGKKIRLLAGEVYR, encoded by the coding sequence GTGGAGGAATATCTGAAGCAGATTGCCAGCTTCCACGATACGGCTGAAAAGGAATCATTCTACCACGGCTTTGTGCTGGGCATTATGGCCTGGTTGATGCCAAAATATAGAGTGGTGTCAAACAGGGAAAGCGGCTATGGCAGGTTTGACCTTGGCATTTTTCCAAGGGAAGCGGGGATACCCGGCATTGTTATGGAATTCAAGGTGGCAGATAGTGAGGAGGCTTTGGCAGAAACAGCTAAGCAGGCCCTGGCACAGATAGAGGAAAAGGACTATCTGGCTGAGTTTCGGGTCCAAGGGGTAGAGGATGTCTGGCGTTATGGTGTGGCCTTCTGCGGGAAGAAAATCCGGCTGTTAGCGGGGGAGGTATATCGTTAA
- a CDS encoding AAA family ATPase: MKTKLPVGVDDFKRLSDGNYYFVDKTRFIKDLLEEHSEVTLITRPRRFGKSMAMSMLKYFFTLEDAEENRALFAGTDIERAGATYMQEQGQWPVVLLSLKDIKPLTYDAMVEQMAIRMRELYKKYAYLLDEDVLRGGDHDDFQDIICGRATESVLQFAVSNLLGYLHEYHGKPAILLIDEYDAPIQAAWSAPNSYYDEAIAFMRTFLTSALKGNTSLRFGVLTGVLRIAKESIFSALNNLEVSSVVKGKYADSFGFTFEEIARMARELGHEDKLPELKEWYDGYNFSGYEMYNPWSVVNYFANACQPDIFWLNTSGNDIIATLMKQAGRKDEKKLLTLLQGGTIETAVQEGLIYTDIYHSKDALYTMLQTTGYLTARHTELMGGRTYCELAIPNMEVSTVYEMEIINRYRGEMEESDLFIMLRHLLKGQGGGICPGGGGISEADCQLPRYG, from the coding sequence ATGAAAACAAAGCTGCCAGTAGGCGTTGACGATTTCAAGCGACTGAGCGATGGGAATTACTACTTTGTAGACAAGACGCGTTTTATCAAGGACCTTCTGGAAGAGCACAGCGAAGTCACCCTCATCACCCGTCCTCGTCGCTTCGGCAAGAGCATGGCTATGAGCATGCTGAAGTATTTCTTCACACTGGAAGATGCGGAGGAGAACCGGGCGCTCTTTGCGGGGACGGACATCGAGCGGGCCGGAGCCACGTATATGCAGGAGCAGGGACAGTGGCCGGTGGTGCTGCTGTCTCTGAAGGATATCAAGCCGCTCACTTATGATGCTATGGTGGAGCAGATGGCTATCCGTATGCGTGAACTATACAAAAAATATGCTTATCTTTTGGATGAGGATGTCCTGCGGGGAGGAGATCACGATGACTTTCAGGATATTATCTGCGGCCGGGCTACAGAGAGTGTGTTGCAATTTGCAGTGAGTAATCTTCTGGGCTATCTTCATGAGTACCATGGCAAGCCTGCCATCCTCCTGATAGATGAATACGATGCCCCTATTCAGGCAGCCTGGTCTGCGCCGAATAGCTACTACGATGAGGCCATTGCCTTTATGCGCACCTTCCTCACCTCTGCCTTGAAGGGCAACACTTCTTTGCGTTTCGGAGTGCTCACAGGAGTGCTGCGCATTGCCAAGGAAAGCATCTTCAGCGCCCTCAATAATCTGGAAGTTTCTTCGGTGGTGAAGGGCAAGTATGCCGATAGTTTTGGCTTTACTTTCGAGGAAATTGCCCGGATGGCCAGAGAACTGGGGCATGAGGATAAGCTCCCCGAACTGAAAGAGTGGTATGACGGCTATAATTTCTCCGGGTATGAAATGTATAATCCCTGGTCAGTGGTGAACTATTTTGCCAATGCTTGCCAGCCTGACATTTTCTGGCTCAATACCTCCGGTAATGATATCATAGCTACCCTGATGAAACAGGCGGGAAGGAAGGATGAGAAAAAACTTCTTACCCTGCTGCAGGGAGGAACCATAGAGACTGCAGTCCAAGAGGGGCTTATCTACACGGATATCTATCATAGCAAGGATGCCCTCTATACCATGCTTCAAACCACCGGCTATCTGACTGCTCGCCATACGGAGCTGATGGGAGGTAGGACCTACTGCGAGCTGGCTATCCCCAATATGGAGGTTAGCACGGTCTACGAAATGGAAATTATCAATCGTTACCGTGGGGAAATGGAGGAGTCTGATCTCTTCATCATGTTGCGTCATCTTTTGAAAGGTCAGGGGGGAGGAATTTGCCCAGGGGGTGGAGGAATATCTGAAGCAGATTGCCAGCTTCCACGATACGGCTGA